A single window of Hippocampus zosterae strain Florida chromosome 15, ASM2543408v3, whole genome shotgun sequence DNA harbors:
- the nectin4b gene encoding nectin-4 isoform X5 gives MMDIAQRIGNFSPLIVFLFAACTQGVFIEPLRAVTSQRSLAESITRLPCHYQCSVGERVVQVTWYKELRDGTKDQIITAHFSDGYTEFGRYASRMRFESNNPTSNSALLIPNTEETDDGTYTCHISTFPNGNFERRIKLTVWVLPIASLEPLVLVEGQSFRVAASCRAVGRPLPTLSWDTPVPGQTHNRTNEGGSVSSYYSLHPLRSMNGKNLDCLVRHPGLEHPRRITNKLVVHYPPDATISVRTDDWFVGLEEAALTCDFTGFPVPENITWTWKGMALPDGVAASGGRVTFGRALRLDDGGLYQCVVSNGVGVAKADYLMTVTEKSQRKETVAPDSSILVIIIGVSAAAAVLLMAVVVLLLLRHHRRRNKKLVKQLSVKTEEVNNLSRQASFRRLNSVGSDPRPQSEDYALLRSDSRMKTSQVSLERPIYKGSQSTLGGRWAPQGSLEAEGLPAVWHNEGDNARVAMTELEKDNPRRRANSYQKSSNMSLDSGLPSSLLPLKNQSDDAVGTRDPSDVPTPEENWGPPTLTAPAAGEPECDEDAVDSYQLSRALTNHFYYSNGTLRPRPQTNGILLHPHGHLI, from the exons AT GATGGACATTGCTCAGCGAATTGGAAACTTTTCACCGCTGATTGTCTTCCTCTTCG CGGCATGCACACAGGGCGTCTTTATTGAGCCACTCCGGGCTGTCACATCGCAACGCTCGCTGGCCGAAAGTATCACCCGGCTGCCGTGTCACTACCAGTGCAGCGTGGGCGAGAGGGTGGTGCAGGTGACCTGGTACAAGGAGCTGCGCGACGGCACCAAGGACCAGATCATCACTGCCCATTTCTCAGATGGATACACGG AATTTGGACGTTATGCAAGTCGCATGAGGTTCGAGAGCAACAACCCCACCTCTAACTCGGCACTACTCATCCCCAACACGGAAGAGACTGACGATGGCACGTACACCTGCCACATTTCCACATTCCCCAACGGAAACTTCGAGAGGCGTATCAAGCTCACCGTGTGGG TGCTTCCCATCGCCTCGCTGGAACCGTTGGTGTTGGTGGAGGGCCAGTCGTTCCGTGTGGCCGCTTCATGTCGCGCCGTGGGCCGCCCGCTGCCCACGCTCTCCTGGGACACCCCAGTGCCCGGCCAGACCCACAACCGCACCAACGAGGGAGGTTCTGTCTCCAGCTATTACTCGCTGCACCCGCTGCGTAGCATGAATGGCAAGAACTTGGACTGTCTGGTGCGCCACCCTGGCCTGGAGCACCCACGGAGGATCACGAATAAGCTGGTGGTGCACT aTCCCCCGGATGCAACCATCTCCGTCAGGACAGACGACTGGTTTGTAGGTCTGGAGGAGGCGGCGCTCACTTGTGACTTCACCGGGTTTCCCGTACCTGAAAACATCACCTGGACATG GAAGGGCATGGCTCTGCCGGATGGAGTCGCGGCGTCGGGAGGACGTGTGACATTCGGTCGAGCCTTGCGTCTGGACGACGGTGGCCTGTACCAGTGTGTCGTCAGCAACGGTGTGGGCGTTGCCAAAGCCGACTACTTGATGACTGTGACTG AGAAATCTCAGCGCAAGGAGACCGTGGCGCCTGACTCGTCCAtcctcgtcatcatcatcggcgtctcggccgccgccgccgtcctccTCATGGCCGTCGTGGTCCTGCTGCTTCTGCGTCACCACCGGCGCCGCAACAAAAAGCTAGTGAAGCAGCTCAGCGTCAAAAC GGAGGAAGTCAACAATTTGTCCCGACAGGCTTCCTTTCGGAGGCTCAACTCTGTCGGCTCGGATCCACGACCGCAG TCTGAAGATTACGCTTTGCTTAGATCAGACAGCCGCATGAAAACCAGCCAAGTGTCCCTG GAACGACCCATCTACAAAGGGAGCCAGTCCACTCTGGGTGGCAGATGGGCACCGCAGGGGAGCTTGGAGGCGGAGGGCCTCCCCGCCGTCTGGCACAATGAAGGCGACAACGCCAGGGTGGCCATGACAGAGTTGGAGAAGGACAACCCCAGGAGAAGGGCCAATTCATATCAGAAGAGCAGCAACATGTCGCTG GATTCTGGTCTTCCATCATCTCTGCTTCCTTTGAAAAACCAGTCAGACGACGCAGTGGGAACGAGAGACCCTTCGGACGTGCCCACGCCGGAAGAGAACTGGGGTCCGCCGACCCTGACGGCACCCGCTGCCGGCGAGCCGGAGTGCGACGAGGACGCCGTCGACTCGTACCAACTCTCCCGAGCGCTCACCAATCACTTCTACTACAGTAACGGCACCCTCCGGCCACGGCCGCAAACCAACGGCATCTTGTTGCACCCCCACGGTCACCTCATATAG
- the nectin4b gene encoding nectin-4 isoform X1, giving the protein MMDIAQRIGNFSPLIVFLFAACTQGVFIEPLRAVTSQRSLAESITRLPCHYQCSVGERVVQVTWYKELRDGTKDQIITAHFSDGYTEFGRYASRMRFESNNPTSNSALLIPNTEETDDGTYTCHISTFPNGNFERRIKLTVWVLPIASLEPLVLVEGQSFRVAASCRAVGRPLPTLSWDTPVPGQTHNRTNEGGSVSSYYSLHPLRSMNGKNLDCLVRHPGLEHPRRITNKLVVHYPPDATISVRTDDWFVGLEEAALTCDFTGFPVPENITWTWKGMALPDGVAASGGRVTFGRALRLDDGGLYQCVVSNGVGVAKADYLMTVTASFLAEKSQRKETVAPDSSILVIIIGVSAAAAVLLMAVVVLLLLRHHRRRNKKLVKQLSVKTEEVNNLSRQASFRRLNSVGSDPRPQSEDYALLRSDSRMKTSQVSLERPIYKGSQSTLGGRWAPQGSLEAEGLPAVWHNEGDNARVAMTELEKDNPRRRANSYQKSSNMSLVLDSGLPSSLLPLKNQSDDAVGTRDPSDVPTPEENWGPPTLTAPAAGEPECDEDAVDSYQLSRALTNHFYYSNGTLRPRPQTNGILLHPHGHLI; this is encoded by the exons AT GATGGACATTGCTCAGCGAATTGGAAACTTTTCACCGCTGATTGTCTTCCTCTTCG CGGCATGCACACAGGGCGTCTTTATTGAGCCACTCCGGGCTGTCACATCGCAACGCTCGCTGGCCGAAAGTATCACCCGGCTGCCGTGTCACTACCAGTGCAGCGTGGGCGAGAGGGTGGTGCAGGTGACCTGGTACAAGGAGCTGCGCGACGGCACCAAGGACCAGATCATCACTGCCCATTTCTCAGATGGATACACGG AATTTGGACGTTATGCAAGTCGCATGAGGTTCGAGAGCAACAACCCCACCTCTAACTCGGCACTACTCATCCCCAACACGGAAGAGACTGACGATGGCACGTACACCTGCCACATTTCCACATTCCCCAACGGAAACTTCGAGAGGCGTATCAAGCTCACCGTGTGGG TGCTTCCCATCGCCTCGCTGGAACCGTTGGTGTTGGTGGAGGGCCAGTCGTTCCGTGTGGCCGCTTCATGTCGCGCCGTGGGCCGCCCGCTGCCCACGCTCTCCTGGGACACCCCAGTGCCCGGCCAGACCCACAACCGCACCAACGAGGGAGGTTCTGTCTCCAGCTATTACTCGCTGCACCCGCTGCGTAGCATGAATGGCAAGAACTTGGACTGTCTGGTGCGCCACCCTGGCCTGGAGCACCCACGGAGGATCACGAATAAGCTGGTGGTGCACT aTCCCCCGGATGCAACCATCTCCGTCAGGACAGACGACTGGTTTGTAGGTCTGGAGGAGGCGGCGCTCACTTGTGACTTCACCGGGTTTCCCGTACCTGAAAACATCACCTGGACATG GAAGGGCATGGCTCTGCCGGATGGAGTCGCGGCGTCGGGAGGACGTGTGACATTCGGTCGAGCCTTGCGTCTGGACGACGGTGGCCTGTACCAGTGTGTCGTCAGCAACGGTGTGGGCGTTGCCAAAGCCGACTACTTGATGACTGTGACTG CGTCTTTCCTTGCAGAGAAATCTCAGCGCAAGGAGACCGTGGCGCCTGACTCGTCCAtcctcgtcatcatcatcggcgtctcggccgccgccgccgtcctccTCATGGCCGTCGTGGTCCTGCTGCTTCTGCGTCACCACCGGCGCCGCAACAAAAAGCTAGTGAAGCAGCTCAGCGTCAAAAC GGAGGAAGTCAACAATTTGTCCCGACAGGCTTCCTTTCGGAGGCTCAACTCTGTCGGCTCGGATCCACGACCGCAG TCTGAAGATTACGCTTTGCTTAGATCAGACAGCCGCATGAAAACCAGCCAAGTGTCCCTG GAACGACCCATCTACAAAGGGAGCCAGTCCACTCTGGGTGGCAGATGGGCACCGCAGGGGAGCTTGGAGGCGGAGGGCCTCCCCGCCGTCTGGCACAATGAAGGCGACAACGCCAGGGTGGCCATGACAGAGTTGGAGAAGGACAACCCCAGGAGAAGGGCCAATTCATATCAGAAGAGCAGCAACATGTCGCTGGTACTG GATTCTGGTCTTCCATCATCTCTGCTTCCTTTGAAAAACCAGTCAGACGACGCAGTGGGAACGAGAGACCCTTCGGACGTGCCCACGCCGGAAGAGAACTGGGGTCCGCCGACCCTGACGGCACCCGCTGCCGGCGAGCCGGAGTGCGACGAGGACGCCGTCGACTCGTACCAACTCTCCCGAGCGCTCACCAATCACTTCTACTACAGTAACGGCACCCTCCGGCCACGGCCGCAAACCAACGGCATCTTGTTGCACCCCCACGGTCACCTCATATAG
- the nectin4b gene encoding nectin-4 isoform X4 — protein MMDIAQRIGNFSPLIVFLFAACTQGVFIEPLRAVTSQRSLAESITRLPCHYQCSVGERVVQVTWYKELRDGTKDQIITAHFSDGYTEFGRYASRMRFESNNPTSNSALLIPNTEETDDGTYTCHISTFPNGNFERRIKLTVWVLPIASLEPLVLVEGQSFRVAASCRAVGRPLPTLSWDTPVPGQTHNRTNEGGSVSSYYSLHPLRSMNGKNLDCLVRHPGLEHPRRITNKLVVHYPPDATISVRTDDWFVGLEEAALTCDFTGFPVPENITWTWKGMALPDGVAASGGRVTFGRALRLDDGGLYQCVVSNGVGVAKADYLMTVTEKSQRKETVAPDSSILVIIIGVSAAAAVLLMAVVVLLLLRHHRRRNKKLVKQLSVKTEEVNNLSRQASFRRLNSVGSDPRPQSEDYALLRSDSRMKTSQVSLERPIYKGSQSTLGGRWAPQGSLEAEGLPAVWHNEGDNARVAMTELEKDNPRRRANSYQKSSNMSLVLDSGLPSSLLPLKNQSDDAVGTRDPSDVPTPEENWGPPTLTAPAAGEPECDEDAVDSYQLSRALTNHFYYSNGTLRPRPQTNGILLHPHGHLI, from the exons AT GATGGACATTGCTCAGCGAATTGGAAACTTTTCACCGCTGATTGTCTTCCTCTTCG CGGCATGCACACAGGGCGTCTTTATTGAGCCACTCCGGGCTGTCACATCGCAACGCTCGCTGGCCGAAAGTATCACCCGGCTGCCGTGTCACTACCAGTGCAGCGTGGGCGAGAGGGTGGTGCAGGTGACCTGGTACAAGGAGCTGCGCGACGGCACCAAGGACCAGATCATCACTGCCCATTTCTCAGATGGATACACGG AATTTGGACGTTATGCAAGTCGCATGAGGTTCGAGAGCAACAACCCCACCTCTAACTCGGCACTACTCATCCCCAACACGGAAGAGACTGACGATGGCACGTACACCTGCCACATTTCCACATTCCCCAACGGAAACTTCGAGAGGCGTATCAAGCTCACCGTGTGGG TGCTTCCCATCGCCTCGCTGGAACCGTTGGTGTTGGTGGAGGGCCAGTCGTTCCGTGTGGCCGCTTCATGTCGCGCCGTGGGCCGCCCGCTGCCCACGCTCTCCTGGGACACCCCAGTGCCCGGCCAGACCCACAACCGCACCAACGAGGGAGGTTCTGTCTCCAGCTATTACTCGCTGCACCCGCTGCGTAGCATGAATGGCAAGAACTTGGACTGTCTGGTGCGCCACCCTGGCCTGGAGCACCCACGGAGGATCACGAATAAGCTGGTGGTGCACT aTCCCCCGGATGCAACCATCTCCGTCAGGACAGACGACTGGTTTGTAGGTCTGGAGGAGGCGGCGCTCACTTGTGACTTCACCGGGTTTCCCGTACCTGAAAACATCACCTGGACATG GAAGGGCATGGCTCTGCCGGATGGAGTCGCGGCGTCGGGAGGACGTGTGACATTCGGTCGAGCCTTGCGTCTGGACGACGGTGGCCTGTACCAGTGTGTCGTCAGCAACGGTGTGGGCGTTGCCAAAGCCGACTACTTGATGACTGTGACTG AGAAATCTCAGCGCAAGGAGACCGTGGCGCCTGACTCGTCCAtcctcgtcatcatcatcggcgtctcggccgccgccgccgtcctccTCATGGCCGTCGTGGTCCTGCTGCTTCTGCGTCACCACCGGCGCCGCAACAAAAAGCTAGTGAAGCAGCTCAGCGTCAAAAC GGAGGAAGTCAACAATTTGTCCCGACAGGCTTCCTTTCGGAGGCTCAACTCTGTCGGCTCGGATCCACGACCGCAG TCTGAAGATTACGCTTTGCTTAGATCAGACAGCCGCATGAAAACCAGCCAAGTGTCCCTG GAACGACCCATCTACAAAGGGAGCCAGTCCACTCTGGGTGGCAGATGGGCACCGCAGGGGAGCTTGGAGGCGGAGGGCCTCCCCGCCGTCTGGCACAATGAAGGCGACAACGCCAGGGTGGCCATGACAGAGTTGGAGAAGGACAACCCCAGGAGAAGGGCCAATTCATATCAGAAGAGCAGCAACATGTCGCTGGTACTG GATTCTGGTCTTCCATCATCTCTGCTTCCTTTGAAAAACCAGTCAGACGACGCAGTGGGAACGAGAGACCCTTCGGACGTGCCCACGCCGGAAGAGAACTGGGGTCCGCCGACCCTGACGGCACCCGCTGCCGGCGAGCCGGAGTGCGACGAGGACGCCGTCGACTCGTACCAACTCTCCCGAGCGCTCACCAATCACTTCTACTACAGTAACGGCACCCTCCGGCCACGGCCGCAAACCAACGGCATCTTGTTGCACCCCCACGGTCACCTCATATAG
- the nectin4b gene encoding nectin-4 isoform X2, translating to MDIAQRIGNFSPLIVFLFAACTQGVFIEPLRAVTSQRSLAESITRLPCHYQCSVGERVVQVTWYKELRDGTKDQIITAHFSDGYTEFGRYASRMRFESNNPTSNSALLIPNTEETDDGTYTCHISTFPNGNFERRIKLTVWVLPIASLEPLVLVEGQSFRVAASCRAVGRPLPTLSWDTPVPGQTHNRTNEGGSVSSYYSLHPLRSMNGKNLDCLVRHPGLEHPRRITNKLVVHYPPDATISVRTDDWFVGLEEAALTCDFTGFPVPENITWTWKGMALPDGVAASGGRVTFGRALRLDDGGLYQCVVSNGVGVAKADYLMTVTASFLAEKSQRKETVAPDSSILVIIIGVSAAAAVLLMAVVVLLLLRHHRRRNKKLVKQLSVKTEEVNNLSRQASFRRLNSVGSDPRPQSEDYALLRSDSRMKTSQVSLERPIYKGSQSTLGGRWAPQGSLEAEGLPAVWHNEGDNARVAMTELEKDNPRRRANSYQKSSNMSLVLDSGLPSSLLPLKNQSDDAVGTRDPSDVPTPEENWGPPTLTAPAAGEPECDEDAVDSYQLSRALTNHFYYSNGTLRPRPQTNGILLHPHGHLI from the exons ATGGACATTGCTCAGCGAATTGGAAACTTTTCACCGCTGATTGTCTTCCTCTTCG CGGCATGCACACAGGGCGTCTTTATTGAGCCACTCCGGGCTGTCACATCGCAACGCTCGCTGGCCGAAAGTATCACCCGGCTGCCGTGTCACTACCAGTGCAGCGTGGGCGAGAGGGTGGTGCAGGTGACCTGGTACAAGGAGCTGCGCGACGGCACCAAGGACCAGATCATCACTGCCCATTTCTCAGATGGATACACGG AATTTGGACGTTATGCAAGTCGCATGAGGTTCGAGAGCAACAACCCCACCTCTAACTCGGCACTACTCATCCCCAACACGGAAGAGACTGACGATGGCACGTACACCTGCCACATTTCCACATTCCCCAACGGAAACTTCGAGAGGCGTATCAAGCTCACCGTGTGGG TGCTTCCCATCGCCTCGCTGGAACCGTTGGTGTTGGTGGAGGGCCAGTCGTTCCGTGTGGCCGCTTCATGTCGCGCCGTGGGCCGCCCGCTGCCCACGCTCTCCTGGGACACCCCAGTGCCCGGCCAGACCCACAACCGCACCAACGAGGGAGGTTCTGTCTCCAGCTATTACTCGCTGCACCCGCTGCGTAGCATGAATGGCAAGAACTTGGACTGTCTGGTGCGCCACCCTGGCCTGGAGCACCCACGGAGGATCACGAATAAGCTGGTGGTGCACT aTCCCCCGGATGCAACCATCTCCGTCAGGACAGACGACTGGTTTGTAGGTCTGGAGGAGGCGGCGCTCACTTGTGACTTCACCGGGTTTCCCGTACCTGAAAACATCACCTGGACATG GAAGGGCATGGCTCTGCCGGATGGAGTCGCGGCGTCGGGAGGACGTGTGACATTCGGTCGAGCCTTGCGTCTGGACGACGGTGGCCTGTACCAGTGTGTCGTCAGCAACGGTGTGGGCGTTGCCAAAGCCGACTACTTGATGACTGTGACTG CGTCTTTCCTTGCAGAGAAATCTCAGCGCAAGGAGACCGTGGCGCCTGACTCGTCCAtcctcgtcatcatcatcggcgtctcggccgccgccgccgtcctccTCATGGCCGTCGTGGTCCTGCTGCTTCTGCGTCACCACCGGCGCCGCAACAAAAAGCTAGTGAAGCAGCTCAGCGTCAAAAC GGAGGAAGTCAACAATTTGTCCCGACAGGCTTCCTTTCGGAGGCTCAACTCTGTCGGCTCGGATCCACGACCGCAG TCTGAAGATTACGCTTTGCTTAGATCAGACAGCCGCATGAAAACCAGCCAAGTGTCCCTG GAACGACCCATCTACAAAGGGAGCCAGTCCACTCTGGGTGGCAGATGGGCACCGCAGGGGAGCTTGGAGGCGGAGGGCCTCCCCGCCGTCTGGCACAATGAAGGCGACAACGCCAGGGTGGCCATGACAGAGTTGGAGAAGGACAACCCCAGGAGAAGGGCCAATTCATATCAGAAGAGCAGCAACATGTCGCTGGTACTG GATTCTGGTCTTCCATCATCTCTGCTTCCTTTGAAAAACCAGTCAGACGACGCAGTGGGAACGAGAGACCCTTCGGACGTGCCCACGCCGGAAGAGAACTGGGGTCCGCCGACCCTGACGGCACCCGCTGCCGGCGAGCCGGAGTGCGACGAGGACGCCGTCGACTCGTACCAACTCTCCCGAGCGCTCACCAATCACTTCTACTACAGTAACGGCACCCTCCGGCCACGGCCGCAAACCAACGGCATCTTGTTGCACCCCCACGGTCACCTCATATAG
- the nectin4b gene encoding nectin-4 isoform X3 produces MMDIAQRIGNFSPLIVFLFAACTQGVFIEPLRAVTSQRSLAESITRLPCHYQCSVGERVVQVTWYKELRDGTKDQIITAHFSDGYTEFGRYASRMRFESNNPTSNSALLIPNTEETDDGTYTCHISTFPNGNFERRIKLTVWVLPIASLEPLVLVEGQSFRVAASCRAVGRPLPTLSWDTPVPGQTHNRTNEGGSVSSYYSLHPLRSMNGKNLDCLVRHPGLEHPRRITNKLVVHYPPDATISVRTDDWFVGLEEAALTCDFTGFPVPENITWTWKGMALPDGVAASGGRVTFGRALRLDDGGLYQCVVSNGVGVAKADYLMTVTASFLAEKSQRKETVAPDSSILVIIIGVSAAAAVLLMAVVVLLLLRHHRRRNKKLVKQLSVKTEEVNNLSRQASFRRLNSVGSDPRPQSEDYALLRSDSRMKTSQVSLERPIYKGSQSTLGGRWAPQGSLEAEGLPAVWHNEGDNARVAMTELEKDNPRRRANSYQKSSNMSLDSGLPSSLLPLKNQSDDAVGTRDPSDVPTPEENWGPPTLTAPAAGEPECDEDAVDSYQLSRALTNHFYYSNGTLRPRPQTNGILLHPHGHLI; encoded by the exons AT GATGGACATTGCTCAGCGAATTGGAAACTTTTCACCGCTGATTGTCTTCCTCTTCG CGGCATGCACACAGGGCGTCTTTATTGAGCCACTCCGGGCTGTCACATCGCAACGCTCGCTGGCCGAAAGTATCACCCGGCTGCCGTGTCACTACCAGTGCAGCGTGGGCGAGAGGGTGGTGCAGGTGACCTGGTACAAGGAGCTGCGCGACGGCACCAAGGACCAGATCATCACTGCCCATTTCTCAGATGGATACACGG AATTTGGACGTTATGCAAGTCGCATGAGGTTCGAGAGCAACAACCCCACCTCTAACTCGGCACTACTCATCCCCAACACGGAAGAGACTGACGATGGCACGTACACCTGCCACATTTCCACATTCCCCAACGGAAACTTCGAGAGGCGTATCAAGCTCACCGTGTGGG TGCTTCCCATCGCCTCGCTGGAACCGTTGGTGTTGGTGGAGGGCCAGTCGTTCCGTGTGGCCGCTTCATGTCGCGCCGTGGGCCGCCCGCTGCCCACGCTCTCCTGGGACACCCCAGTGCCCGGCCAGACCCACAACCGCACCAACGAGGGAGGTTCTGTCTCCAGCTATTACTCGCTGCACCCGCTGCGTAGCATGAATGGCAAGAACTTGGACTGTCTGGTGCGCCACCCTGGCCTGGAGCACCCACGGAGGATCACGAATAAGCTGGTGGTGCACT aTCCCCCGGATGCAACCATCTCCGTCAGGACAGACGACTGGTTTGTAGGTCTGGAGGAGGCGGCGCTCACTTGTGACTTCACCGGGTTTCCCGTACCTGAAAACATCACCTGGACATG GAAGGGCATGGCTCTGCCGGATGGAGTCGCGGCGTCGGGAGGACGTGTGACATTCGGTCGAGCCTTGCGTCTGGACGACGGTGGCCTGTACCAGTGTGTCGTCAGCAACGGTGTGGGCGTTGCCAAAGCCGACTACTTGATGACTGTGACTG CGTCTTTCCTTGCAGAGAAATCTCAGCGCAAGGAGACCGTGGCGCCTGACTCGTCCAtcctcgtcatcatcatcggcgtctcggccgccgccgccgtcctccTCATGGCCGTCGTGGTCCTGCTGCTTCTGCGTCACCACCGGCGCCGCAACAAAAAGCTAGTGAAGCAGCTCAGCGTCAAAAC GGAGGAAGTCAACAATTTGTCCCGACAGGCTTCCTTTCGGAGGCTCAACTCTGTCGGCTCGGATCCACGACCGCAG TCTGAAGATTACGCTTTGCTTAGATCAGACAGCCGCATGAAAACCAGCCAAGTGTCCCTG GAACGACCCATCTACAAAGGGAGCCAGTCCACTCTGGGTGGCAGATGGGCACCGCAGGGGAGCTTGGAGGCGGAGGGCCTCCCCGCCGTCTGGCACAATGAAGGCGACAACGCCAGGGTGGCCATGACAGAGTTGGAGAAGGACAACCCCAGGAGAAGGGCCAATTCATATCAGAAGAGCAGCAACATGTCGCTG GATTCTGGTCTTCCATCATCTCTGCTTCCTTTGAAAAACCAGTCAGACGACGCAGTGGGAACGAGAGACCCTTCGGACGTGCCCACGCCGGAAGAGAACTGGGGTCCGCCGACCCTGACGGCACCCGCTGCCGGCGAGCCGGAGTGCGACGAGGACGCCGTCGACTCGTACCAACTCTCCCGAGCGCTCACCAATCACTTCTACTACAGTAACGGCACCCTCCGGCCACGGCCGCAAACCAACGGCATCTTGTTGCACCCCCACGGTCACCTCATATAG
- the vangl2 gene encoding vang-like protein 2 → MDNESQYSGYSYKSSHSRSSRKHRDRRDRHRSKSRDGSSRGDKSVTIQTPGEPLLDAESTRGDDRDDNWGETATVVTGTSEHSISNEDLTRVTKDLEESTPLECKRFLGPALGGCLSFFALVTPLAFLVLPQALWRDSLEPCGTPCEGLYVSLAFKLLVLLISSWALFLRPPRATLPRFFVFRCLLMVLVFLFVASYWLFYGVRVLEPRERDYRGIVEYAASLVDALLFIQYLALVLLEVRHLQPAFCLKVVRSTDGASRFYSVGHLSIQRAAVWVLDHYYNDFPVYNPALVNLPKSILSKKMTGFKVYSLDENPANNSTGQSRAMIAAAARRRDNSHNEFYYEEAEMDRRIRKRKARLVVAVEEAFTHIKRLHEEEAALTSSPKHPREVMDPREAAQAIFAPMARAMQKYLRTTRQQAFHSMESILTHLQFCITHNMTPKAFLERYLTPGPTMQYQQHNGRGRQWTLVSEEPVTAALRQGLVFSVRRLDFSLVVTVTPLPFLRLSEEFVDPKSHKFVMRLQSETSV, encoded by the exons ATGGACAACGAATCGCAGTACTCGGGTTACTCGTACAAGTCGTCCCACTCCCGAAGCTCACGCAAGCACAG AGATCGGCGGGACCGACATCGTTCCAAAAGCAGAGATGGCAGCAGCCGCGGAGACAAGTCGGTGACGATTCAGACGCCCGGAGAGCCACTGCTCGATGCAGAATCCACTCGCGGAGACGACCGG GACGACAACTGGGGGGAAACCGCCACTGTGGTCACGGGGACTTCAGAGCACAGTATCTCCAATGAGGACCTGACCCGAGTCACCAAGGACTTGGAGGAGTCGACGCCTCTGGAGTGCAAACGCTTCCTGGGCCCCGCGCTGGGCGGCTGCCTGAGCTTCTTTGCGCTGGTGACGCCGCTGGCCTTCCTGGTGCTGCCGCAGGCGCTGTGGCGCGACTCCCTGGAGCCATGCGGCACGCCCTGCGAGGGCCTCTATGTGTCGCTAGCATTCAAGCTGCTGGTGCTTCTCATTTCCTCGTGGGCGCTCTTCCTACGGCCGCCGCGCGCCACCCTGCCGCGCTTCTTTGTCTTCCGCTGCCTGCTCATggtgctggtcttcctcttcGTGGCGTCCTACTGGCTCTTTTACGGCGTGCGCGTGCTCGAGCCTCGTGAGCGCGACTACCGGGGAATCGTGGAGTACGCCGCCTCCCTGGTGGATGCGCTGCTCTTCATCCAGTATCTGGCGCTGGTGCTGCTGGAGGTGCGCCACCTGCAGCCCGCTTTCTGCCTCAAAGTGGTGCGAAGCACGGACGGCGCCAGTCGCTTCTACAGCGTGGGCCACCTCAG TATCCAGCGGGCTGCCGTTTGGGTGTTGGATCACTACTACAATGACTTCCCCGTCTACAATCCCGCCCTGGTCAACCTGCCCAAATCCATCCTGTCCAAGAAGATGACAGGCTTCAAAGTTTACTCGCTGGATG AAAACCCTGCCAATAATTCGACGGGCCAATCCCGCGCGAtgatcgccgccgccgccaggaGGCGAGACAACTCCCACAACGAGTTTTACTACGAGGAGGCCGAGATGGACCGCAGGATCCGCAAACGCAAGGCCAG GCTGGTGGTGGCAGTCGAGGAGGCCTTCACGCATATCAAACGCCTCcatgaggaggaggcggcgttgACCTCGTCCCCCAAGCACCCCCGCGAGGTGATGGACCCCCGCGAGGCGGCGCAGGCCATTTTCGCCCCCATGGCGCGGGCTATGCAGAAATACCTGAGGACCACGCGGCAGCAGGCCTTCCACAGCATGGAGAGCATCCTTACGCATCTGCAGTTCTGCATCACGCACAACATGACGCCCAAG GCCTTCCTGGAGCGTTACCTGACTCCGGGCCCTACCATGCAGTACCAGCAGCATAACGGCAGGGGGCGCCAGTGGACGCTGGTGAGCGAAGAGCCTGTGACGGCAGCCCTGCGCCAAGGCCTGGTCTTCTCAGTGCGCCGCCTCGACTTCTCCCTGGTGGTCACCGTCACGCCGCTGCCCTTCTTGCGCCTCAGCGAGGAATTCGTGGACCCCAAGAGCCACAAGTTTGTCATGCGGCTCCAGTCGGAGACATCCGTGTGa